In Alicyclobacillus macrosporangiidus CPP55, a single window of DNA contains:
- a CDS encoding MFS transporter encodes MEAARGTFDAGVIANAIEHLVDKYSTRGARVGWLMIASIFVESWDLYSISFVLIFIQQAFHPSAWMLGLAAAATQGGAVIGSLAGGWLTDRVGRRAVFLGTMITFFVFGTAQGFVTSMTQLVIIRFILGIPLGTDIANGYTYIMEYMQRGKREVMGNRWQFMFAVGEVVAIAVVLLFLGLGLPQNTIWRVMLGLSGLPALVLFILRLNLPETVIWLIHRGQFREAKRIAQDMYGDPLDMLPDENFDVPRPRLSAFLSEIRRDPVRWRATLYGWIACFAQGSEFSTFAFYLPVLFVLLHVSGVFQTDLISLFLYLIAVISGWVGPLIVPRIGQRKLAIYGFSIVFVSLIVAAIAIYTNTLVLLPFVAAAMLWGHYWDAENVMTIPSMVAPSQYRGTATGFAYVFVKLPSFLSIFLFPSFFNAIGKGNATLFTALFPLIGLLAAIFILPEVYGYKGKENASV; translated from the coding sequence GTGGAAGCGGCGCGTGGCACTTTCGATGCTGGGGTTATCGCAAATGCCATCGAACATTTGGTTGACAAGTACAGTACTCGAGGCGCGCGGGTAGGCTGGCTGATGATCGCGTCGATTTTCGTAGAATCCTGGGACCTGTACTCCATCTCGTTTGTCCTGATTTTCATCCAGCAGGCGTTTCACCCGTCCGCATGGATGCTCGGCTTGGCGGCTGCAGCAACCCAAGGCGGGGCCGTCATCGGATCGCTCGCTGGCGGTTGGCTGACGGATCGGGTCGGACGGCGGGCCGTGTTTCTCGGAACCATGATCACCTTCTTCGTGTTCGGTACCGCTCAGGGGTTTGTCACAAGCATGACCCAACTGGTGATCATCCGATTCATTCTTGGAATTCCTTTGGGCACGGATATCGCCAACGGTTACACGTACATTATGGAGTACATGCAGCGTGGCAAACGCGAGGTCATGGGGAACCGGTGGCAGTTCATGTTCGCAGTGGGCGAAGTGGTCGCCATCGCCGTCGTCCTGTTATTCCTCGGCCTTGGCCTTCCGCAGAATACCATCTGGCGCGTCATGTTGGGCCTCTCCGGACTCCCGGCATTGGTTCTCTTCATCTTGCGCTTGAACCTCCCGGAGACCGTCATCTGGTTGATTCATCGAGGTCAATTCCGCGAGGCGAAAAGGATCGCCCAGGACATGTACGGAGACCCGCTGGACATGTTACCCGATGAGAACTTCGACGTACCTCGTCCAAGGTTGAGCGCTTTCTTGTCAGAAATCCGCCGTGATCCTGTGCGTTGGCGTGCGACCCTGTACGGGTGGATCGCATGTTTCGCCCAAGGCAGCGAGTTTTCCACGTTCGCGTTTTACCTTCCCGTGTTGTTCGTTCTCCTCCACGTGTCCGGCGTCTTCCAGACAGATCTCATCAGCCTGTTCCTCTACCTCATTGCCGTCATCTCCGGCTGGGTTGGACCTCTCATCGTGCCCCGAATCGGCCAGAGAAAACTGGCCATCTACGGCTTTTCCATCGTATTCGTGTCTCTGATTGTGGCCGCCATCGCCATCTACACCAACACGCTCGTGCTCCTGCCGTTCGTGGCCGCGGCCATGCTGTGGGGACACTACTGGGATGCGGAAAACGTCATGACGATCCCGTCGATGGTCGCCCCCTCCCAGTACCGCGGCACTGCCACCGGTTTCGCGTACGTGTTCGTCAAACTGCCATCGTTCCTCAGCATTTTCTTGTTCCCTTCATTCTTTAACGCCATCGGCAAAGGAAACGCCACCCTGTTTACCGCCCTGTTCCCGCTCATCGGATTGCTCGCGGCCATCTTCATCTTGCCAGAGGTGTACGGATACAAGGGTAAAGAGAATGCGTCCGTTTGA
- a CDS encoding GntR family transcriptional regulator — MGSMTLYRSKREVLSDRIFKALRLQIITGQLRPGDRIVELRVAETFGTSQAPVREALQRLDHEGLVETIPHTGTFVSHMSFGEIEQLFEMRRFIEIASAKVLLRRARDSDVAALRTAYENMRIAARRGDLTELVTQDVEFHRLLIALADRKVFLRVWTTMDGQIRRFISHVSVKYFDEMITLAERHEPILEAIQTRHEDDLVRHLTEHLALDESWRAFLRDIVDPIPSREV, encoded by the coding sequence ATGGGGAGTATGACTCTTTATCGGTCCAAACGGGAAGTGTTGAGCGACCGGATCTTCAAGGCGCTGCGGCTTCAAATCATCACCGGACAGCTACGACCGGGGGACCGGATCGTGGAGTTGCGCGTGGCGGAGACATTCGGGACAAGCCAGGCGCCCGTACGAGAAGCGCTGCAACGTCTGGATCACGAGGGGTTGGTCGAAACCATCCCGCACACGGGCACGTTTGTGTCGCACATGTCGTTCGGCGAGATCGAGCAGTTGTTCGAAATGCGCCGGTTCATCGAGATCGCGTCGGCCAAAGTCTTGTTGCGGCGCGCGAGAGACAGCGATGTTGCGGCTCTGCGGACCGCATACGAAAATATGCGGATCGCCGCGCGACGCGGCGACTTGACAGAGTTAGTGACGCAGGACGTGGAGTTTCATCGCCTGCTGATTGCACTTGCGGACAGGAAGGTATTCCTGCGCGTGTGGACCACGATGGACGGCCAGATTCGGCGCTTTATTTCCCACGTTTCCGTCAAGTACTTCGACGAGATGATCACCCTCGCGGAACGGCATGAGCCGATTCTCGAGGCGATCCAAACCCGCCACGAGGACGATTTGGTGCGGCACCTCACAGAGCATCTCGCTCTGGACGAGTCATGGCGGGCCTTTCTGCGGGATATCGTCGATCCGATTCCGTCGCGAGAAGTCTGA
- a CDS encoding mandelate racemase/muconate lactonizing enzyme family protein, producing MAKITRVDTAVVQGNYEWTFVRVYTDHEYGTGECFFAPGLTATIRDMTPLLLGEDPRDVDRLWNKMRWAVSHAGATGGTVWHAISGIEAALWDLTGKLLGVPIYQLLGGKYRDRIRIYMDCHAGEGLEAMSSVQLPVNPAWSTRRGHSQTAEDNHPIHGRAYGRPKTDEVFTPQMYAERAKQAVEMGFTAIKFDLDVPNPYTHDSLNGALNAAEIQFMVNLVEAVREAVGPAVDVGYDCHWRYNVADAIRLAHALEPYHIAFLEDPVPPENVEAQRLMTRSVRVPVSTGENRYLRHGFRELFETHAVSLVAPDFQKAGGLLESKRIAEMADTYYINVIPHNISSPIGTFASCHVAAAIPNFLALEFHAADVPFWGELVGRKREDLIVDGYIRLPDRPGLGVELDEETARRYAKPGEPWFGEKVEQDG from the coding sequence ATGGCCAAAATTACTCGGGTGGATACGGCGGTCGTGCAAGGGAACTACGAGTGGACGTTCGTCCGCGTGTATACGGATCATGAGTATGGAACCGGGGAGTGCTTTTTTGCCCCCGGCCTGACAGCGACGATACGAGATATGACACCGCTGTTGCTGGGTGAGGACCCGCGGGATGTGGACCGATTGTGGAACAAGATGCGCTGGGCCGTTTCGCACGCGGGCGCCACGGGCGGGACCGTGTGGCACGCCATCAGCGGGATCGAGGCCGCCCTGTGGGACTTGACCGGCAAACTGTTGGGCGTGCCGATCTATCAATTGCTGGGAGGCAAGTATCGCGATCGCATTCGGATCTACATGGACTGCCACGCAGGCGAGGGCTTGGAGGCGATGTCCAGCGTGCAGTTGCCGGTGAATCCGGCGTGGAGCACGCGGCGAGGACATTCGCAGACAGCGGAAGACAATCACCCCATCCATGGCCGCGCATACGGCCGGCCAAAGACGGACGAAGTGTTCACGCCGCAGATGTACGCCGAAAGAGCGAAACAGGCAGTGGAGATGGGATTTACGGCCATTAAGTTCGATCTCGATGTACCCAATCCCTATACGCATGACAGCCTCAATGGTGCGTTGAATGCGGCCGAAATTCAATTCATGGTGAACCTGGTGGAGGCGGTGCGGGAAGCCGTCGGTCCTGCCGTGGATGTGGGCTACGACTGCCACTGGCGGTACAACGTCGCCGATGCGATCCGTTTGGCCCACGCCCTGGAACCGTACCACATCGCCTTTCTCGAGGATCCGGTCCCGCCGGAGAATGTGGAAGCCCAACGCCTGATGACCCGTTCCGTGCGCGTGCCTGTCAGCACCGGGGAAAACCGTTACTTGCGGCATGGTTTCCGAGAGCTCTTCGAAACCCATGCCGTCAGCCTGGTGGCACCGGATTTCCAGAAGGCAGGGGGGCTGCTGGAATCCAAACGGATTGCGGAGATGGCAGACACCTACTATATCAACGTCATCCCGCACAACATCTCGAGCCCCATCGGAACATTCGCCTCCTGCCATGTGGCGGCCGCTATCCCCAACTTTCTCGCACTGGAGTTTCACGCGGCTGACGTTCCGTTCTGGGGAGAACTGGTGGGCCGGAAACGTGAAGACCTCATTGTCGACGGGTACATTCGGCTCCCCGATCGACCGGGATTAGGGGTGGAATTGGACGAAGAGACCGCGCGCCGCTACGCGAAGCCGGGTGAGCCGTGGTTCGGCGAGAAGGTGGAACAAGATGGGTGA
- a CDS encoding phosphotransferase family protein, whose translation MDLRNGAEVTSYLIRKGVMAPGTRATLVPLTGGVSSEVVLVRNGRSLVLKRALAKLRVKEDWYAGTERNQVEAECLRRVSALAPDFVPELVLEDRDASLFAMEYVDGPTWKAELLAGRMDFFVPEQLGRFLGALHRSSYKNPAWLAPFESKALFYQLRVSPYFVFIRPRYAAWTEALDFVIDGLMSRSEVLVHGDFSPKNVLLRQGQPCVLDWEVAHAGHPAFDVGFLLSHLLLKAIHFGVNGQACHQAAQVFYDTYFREVQVLPEPEYRPMVMRTTGALMLARVDGKSPVEYLTPSEQEVARRGGIALLTGEVDHLQDFQWMG comes from the coding sequence ATGGACTTAAGGAACGGCGCCGAAGTCACGTCTTACCTGATTCGAAAGGGTGTGATGGCACCGGGTACTCGGGCGACCCTCGTCCCGTTGACCGGCGGGGTATCCAGTGAGGTCGTCTTGGTGCGCAACGGGCGGTCCTTGGTGCTCAAGCGCGCCCTGGCCAAGTTGCGCGTAAAGGAAGATTGGTACGCGGGAACGGAGCGGAATCAGGTGGAGGCGGAGTGCCTGCGGCGCGTTTCGGCGTTGGCGCCGGATTTCGTCCCGGAGCTCGTGCTCGAGGACCGCGATGCATCGCTATTCGCCATGGAGTACGTGGACGGTCCAACCTGGAAGGCAGAATTGCTCGCCGGGCGGATGGACTTCTTCGTTCCGGAGCAGCTTGGCCGCTTTCTGGGGGCGCTGCATCGGAGCTCTTACAAGAATCCGGCGTGGCTTGCGCCTTTCGAGAGTAAGGCGTTGTTTTACCAGCTGCGGGTATCGCCTTACTTCGTTTTCATCCGGCCTCGTTATGCGGCGTGGACAGAGGCGTTGGACTTCGTGATCGACGGGCTCATGTCGCGATCCGAGGTCTTGGTCCACGGGGATTTCAGCCCCAAGAACGTCTTGTTGCGCCAGGGACAGCCGTGCGTGTTGGACTGGGAGGTCGCTCACGCAGGGCACCCCGCCTTTGACGTCGGGTTTCTGCTGAGCCATCTGCTCCTCAAAGCGATTCACTTCGGCGTAAACGGTCAAGCTTGCCATCAGGCGGCCCAGGTGTTTTATGACACTTATTTCCGGGAGGTTCAGGTGTTGCCCGAGCCCGAGTACCGTCCAATGGTCATGAGGACCACCGGGGCGTTGATGCTCGCCCGGGTCGATGGAAAGTCGCCAGTGGAGTATCTGACGCCTTCCGAGCAGGAGGTCGCCAGGCGCGGCGGGATCGCGCTGCTGACCGGAGAGGTGGACCATCTGCAGGATTTCCAGTGGATGGGATGA
- a CDS encoding SDR family NAD(P)-dependent oxidoreductase codes for MLGACANPTPDWHRRLAVNLAVCFLMCRAVLSNMVRADGGVIINMSSAAALALVTDRGAYITSNAACLL; via the coding sequence GTGTTGGGGGCCTGTGCGAATCCCACTCCGGACTGGCATCGCAGGTTAGCCGTCAACTTAGCTGTATGCTTTCTGATGTGCCGGGCAGTCCTATCCAACATGGTGCGCGCGGATGGCGGCGTCATCATTAACATGAGTTCGGCCGCCGCACTCGCCCTAGTGACGGACAGGGGGGCGTACATTACGTCTAACGCGGCGTGTCTGCTTTGA
- a CDS encoding SDR family oxidoreductase, which translates to MGRFGKPEEIAAAVAFLASEDASFIKGTVFVIDGGFTVR; encoded by the coding sequence ATGGGCCGGTTCGGGAAGCCGGAGGAAATCGCGGCAGCCGTCGCTTTTCTCGCTTCGGAGGACGCCAGCTTCATTAAGGGCACGGTCTTTGTGATTGATGGTGGGTTTACCGTACGTTGA
- a CDS encoding carbohydrate ABC transporter permease, protein MSTLAQNQGVSAGTVASRKLGWYKYRKGLAPYIWLLPSFLLILLFTLYPVYQLFVTSFSKMDLAGISHGFAGLSNYVHLIQERNFAHTISNTIVWTVSIVGLSTIISLGVAVLLNIDFPGRKFVRAALIVPWAASLLITASIWKWIFDYNYGTLNLILKDLSIIDHNIYWLATYHTSFPAMIWIGIFVTIPFTTFVLLAGLQTIPSELYEAASVDGARPWEKFRHITLPSLRHSLIVSTVLNTIYVFNSFPIIWTVTQGGPANATQTLITYLYSLAFQVNNLGEAAAASVISFVLLLVFSIIYGYMVLRSD, encoded by the coding sequence ATGTCTACATTGGCTCAAAATCAAGGGGTGTCCGCAGGAACCGTCGCGTCGAGAAAACTAGGTTGGTACAAGTATCGAAAAGGTTTAGCTCCCTACATTTGGTTACTTCCTAGTTTTCTGCTGATTCTGCTGTTCACGCTGTACCCGGTCTATCAGTTATTTGTCACGTCGTTTTCAAAAATGGATTTGGCGGGCATCAGTCACGGATTCGCCGGATTGTCCAACTACGTTCACCTGATCCAAGAACGTAACTTCGCGCATACAATCTCCAACACCATTGTATGGACTGTGTCGATCGTGGGGTTGAGTACGATCATCTCACTGGGAGTAGCCGTCCTTCTTAACATTGATTTTCCAGGTCGTAAATTCGTGCGCGCTGCGTTGATCGTTCCATGGGCTGCTTCTCTGTTAATTACGGCTTCTATCTGGAAATGGATTTTCGACTACAATTACGGAACATTAAACCTTATATTGAAGGACTTAAGTATCATTGATCACAACATCTACTGGCTGGCAACGTACCATACGTCGTTCCCGGCGATGATCTGGATTGGGATATTTGTCACCATTCCATTCACTACGTTCGTCTTACTGGCTGGGTTGCAGACCATTCCGAGTGAATTGTATGAAGCCGCTAGCGTGGATGGAGCGAGGCCGTGGGAAAAGTTTCGGCACATCACACTGCCTTCGCTGCGTCATTCGCTCATCGTGAGCACTGTCCTGAACACCATTTATGTTTTCAATTCCTTTCCTATAATTTGGACGGTAACCCAGGGGGGGCCCGCCAACGCGACACAAACGCTCATCACCTATCTATACTCCTTGGCTTTCCAGGTCAATAACTTGGGGGAAGCGGCGGCCGCCTCCGTCATTAGTTTCGTACTACTGTTGGTCTTCTCGATTATCTATGGGTACATGGTGTTGAGGAGTGATTAA
- a CDS encoding carbohydrate ABC transporter permease, translating into MRSARSSPARTRPAILVIAYLLMLILLFPYLVMILTSLKSEQTVYSIPPTLLPHPWYFQNYVDVWTKAPVLQYLLNTIWLATGATVIALICGIPAAYVLSRLKFRGKRFYMYLLLITQMFSPVVLVVGLYREVLWMGLMNNVWSLVLINAAFNQAFTVWLLSGYFSSLPYDLEQAAWIDGCSRWKALLRIVLPLALPGIVTTVVFVFIAAWNEFAVALTVISSESAKPLTVGIYAFMGQYYTQWQYLFAVSIIATVPVVILFLAIEKYLISGLTAGGVKS; encoded by the coding sequence ATGAGATCCGCACGTTCATCGCCCGCACGTACAAGACCGGCAATCCTCGTCATCGCGTATCTGTTGATGCTCATCCTGTTGTTTCCGTATTTGGTCATGATCCTGACTTCCCTGAAGTCTGAGCAGACCGTCTACTCCATTCCGCCCACGTTATTGCCGCATCCGTGGTATTTTCAGAATTACGTGGACGTCTGGACCAAGGCTCCTGTATTGCAGTACCTACTCAACACGATCTGGCTGGCGACCGGTGCAACCGTAATTGCCTTGATTTGTGGCATACCAGCCGCCTATGTGTTGTCAAGGCTCAAGTTCCGCGGCAAGAGATTCTATATGTATCTCCTGCTCATCACGCAAATGTTTTCTCCTGTGGTGTTGGTGGTGGGTTTGTACCGCGAGGTGCTCTGGATGGGGCTGATGAACAACGTGTGGTCCCTGGTCCTCATTAATGCTGCGTTCAATCAGGCATTCACGGTCTGGTTGCTGAGTGGGTACTTCTCCAGCCTGCCGTACGATCTCGAACAAGCCGCCTGGATTGACGGCTGTTCCAGATGGAAGGCGTTGTTGAGAATCGTGCTGCCATTGGCGTTACCGGGAATTGTTACGACCGTCGTGTTCGTGTTCATTGCCGCTTGGAATGAATTTGCCGTCGCGCTTACTGTCATCTCGAGTGAATCCGCGAAACCGTTGACAGTTGGGATCTATGCGTTCATGGGCCAGTACTACACCCAGTGGCAATATCTGTTTGCGGTCTCCATCATCGCCACAGTGCCGGTGGTCATCCTCTTCCTCGCCATCGAGAAATATCTCATCAGTGGCTTAACGGCGGGAGGGGTTAAGAGTTGA
- a CDS encoding extracellular solute-binding protein gives MVVLGKSCEGSVSASWYGEICNIDEEVANVKPTKSKLALAASTVVLGTSLVACGQENVGTSSSGDNNNPVTITFVAAEYSNNTEPYWQDLIKKFEAQNPNIKVDLQVVGWDALPQKVNTMVSTHQTPDLLNYNQYASFAADGLLNPWDKVVPQSLIDSMYPSFVQSGEMNNTLYGLPLIASVRALYYNKDLFAKAGITEPPKTWSELRNDAMKIKQKTGIPGFGIPYTNLEGQADFSYFAFGNGGGWKKDGKWDLNDPKNVEALQFMHDLTFKDKVTNPQPTAINRDEMQKVFEQGQVGMMITANFFITLIKQQAPNLHYGVAPIPVNDGVAPVTLGVADYLLSFKSSKHPDAVSKFVQFFYQNNNYEQFLKNEGMLPVTKSAGDDIKKSDPDQAPFIDLLPTAQFYPNSDPKVSKAIVAIQQAGEAVLSNQESPKQALDQAQAAVEGN, from the coding sequence GTGGTGGTTCTCGGCAAGAGTTGTGAAGGCTCCGTGTCTGCGTCGTGGTATGGTGAGATTTGTAACATTGACGAGGAGGTGGCAAATGTGAAGCCCACGAAGAGCAAGTTGGCCCTGGCAGCTAGCACGGTGGTGCTCGGAACCAGCCTGGTTGCGTGTGGACAGGAAAACGTCGGAACTAGCAGTTCGGGAGACAACAACAATCCCGTCACCATCACGTTTGTGGCCGCGGAATACAGCAACAACACGGAACCATATTGGCAGGATTTGATCAAGAAATTCGAAGCCCAAAATCCCAACATCAAGGTCGATCTGCAGGTGGTGGGCTGGGACGCGCTGCCACAGAAGGTCAACACGATGGTCAGCACGCACCAGACCCCTGACCTCTTGAATTACAACCAGTATGCAAGCTTTGCGGCGGACGGGTTGTTGAATCCATGGGACAAGGTCGTGCCACAGAGCCTGATTGATTCCATGTATCCGTCGTTCGTCCAGTCCGGCGAAATGAACAACACGCTCTACGGGCTGCCGCTCATCGCGTCCGTTCGCGCTCTTTACTACAACAAGGATCTGTTCGCGAAAGCCGGTATCACCGAACCCCCGAAGACGTGGTCCGAATTACGTAACGATGCAATGAAAATCAAACAGAAAACGGGCATTCCTGGTTTCGGAATCCCCTACACCAACTTGGAGGGCCAAGCCGATTTCTCTTACTTCGCGTTTGGCAACGGCGGTGGTTGGAAGAAGGATGGCAAGTGGGATCTCAACGATCCCAAAAATGTGGAGGCTCTGCAATTCATGCATGACCTGACGTTCAAGGACAAGGTGACCAATCCGCAGCCGACCGCCATCAACCGCGACGAGATGCAAAAGGTTTTTGAACAGGGCCAGGTTGGTATGATGATCACGGCGAACTTCTTCATCACGTTGATCAAGCAGCAGGCGCCGAACCTGCATTACGGAGTGGCGCCGATCCCGGTCAACGACGGCGTGGCTCCTGTCACCTTGGGTGTCGCGGACTACCTACTGAGTTTCAAGTCCTCCAAACACCCGGACGCCGTATCGAAGTTCGTCCAGTTCTTCTATCAGAACAATAATTATGAGCAGTTCCTGAAGAACGAGGGCATGCTGCCTGTGACCAAGAGCGCAGGGGATGACATCAAGAAATCCGATCCGGACCAGGCGCCGTTCATCGACCTTTTACCGACGGCGCAGTTCTATCCGAACTCGGATCCGAAGGTATCCAAGGCCATTGTGGCGATCCAACAGGCTGGCGAAGCGGTGCTGTCGAATCAGGAAAGCCCGAAACAGGCGCTCGATCAGGCACAGGCTGCGGTGGAAGGCAACTGA
- a CDS encoding alanine racemase: MPRYELDTPCVVIDLDVMERNIRTMQSYCDQHGLAFRPHIKTHKIPEIAHMQVRAGALGITCQKIGEAEEMVAAGIRDVLIYYNIIGQSKLDRLMRLARRAHISVAIDHETVLRGMGEAAEQADCRLGIYVDCDTGYHRTGVATPEAALALAKMIAYYPNLEFLGLATFPLTEASGPWFETAQTVFERAGVKIPGISGGSSAGPRIAHTVRGLTELRAGTYVFFDWSSVQTGLVTLEECAARVVTTVVNRPTDTIAIIDAGSKTLSSDFGYMKSGNGYGYIPEYPEAKIYSLSEEHGHVDFSACSSVPEIGEQVSVIPNHICGTMNMHDEVVAVRNHRIEAVWRVSARGRVR; this comes from the coding sequence TTGCCACGGTATGAGCTGGATACGCCCTGTGTCGTGATCGATCTCGATGTGATGGAGCGCAACATTCGAACTATGCAGAGCTACTGCGACCAGCACGGGCTAGCGTTTCGGCCGCACATCAAGACACACAAGATTCCGGAGATCGCCCATATGCAAGTGCGGGCCGGCGCGCTTGGCATCACGTGCCAGAAGATCGGCGAGGCCGAGGAGATGGTCGCCGCGGGCATCCGGGACGTGTTGATTTATTACAACATCATCGGCCAGAGTAAGCTGGACCGTTTGATGCGGTTGGCGCGGCGGGCCCATATTAGTGTGGCGATTGACCATGAAACGGTTCTCCGGGGAATGGGTGAGGCGGCGGAACAGGCCGACTGCCGGTTGGGTATTTATGTTGATTGTGACACTGGTTACCACCGCACAGGTGTCGCGACACCGGAAGCCGCGCTCGCTTTGGCCAAGATGATCGCTTACTATCCCAACCTTGAATTCCTAGGGTTGGCCACGTTTCCGCTTACGGAGGCCAGCGGACCTTGGTTTGAAACTGCTCAAACCGTGTTTGAGCGGGCAGGTGTGAAGATACCTGGCATCAGCGGGGGAAGCAGTGCTGGACCGAGGATTGCGCATACGGTGAGGGGGCTGACGGAATTACGCGCGGGCACGTACGTGTTCTTTGACTGGTCGTCCGTTCAAACTGGTCTCGTGACCTTGGAGGAGTGTGCCGCGAGAGTGGTCACCACTGTGGTCAACCGCCCTACGGATACAATTGCCATCATCGACGCCGGTTCTAAGACGCTGTCCAGCGACTTCGGCTATATGAAATCAGGGAATGGATACGGATATATTCCGGAGTATCCTGAAGCGAAAATCTACTCGTTGTCCGAGGAGCATGGACATGTAGATTTCAGCGCGTGCAGCTCGGTGCCGGAAATCGGAGAGCAAGTTTCCGTGATACCGAATCATATCTGCGGAACGATGAACATGCATGACGAGGTTGTCGCGGTGAGGAATCATCGAATTGAGGCCGTTTGGAGGGTCAGTGCACGAGGGAGAGTTCGGTAA
- a CDS encoding MBL fold metallo-hydrolase yields the protein MATLKPLSNASPGARFVVPASHTHLLTESEIFPSRVVGAKHMEPLELGEFTVWPIAERHQQDEVDEHGNHFYLGYVIRVNGVTVYHSGDTIYFRELADTLREFGIDVALINSNGRDWIRDENEVIGNMNYREAVEFAYTIQADMVVPMHYDLFKSNRENPAYFVDYLFTHHRDLKFHMFAVGERFIYYK from the coding sequence GTGGCGACGTTGAAGCCGCTGTCGAACGCGTCTCCCGGCGCAAGGTTTGTGGTTCCTGCGTCTCACACGCATCTGTTGACAGAAAGCGAAATCTTCCCATCGAGAGTGGTGGGGGCAAAACACATGGAACCTCTGGAACTGGGTGAGTTCACGGTTTGGCCGATCGCGGAGCGACACCAGCAGGACGAAGTGGACGAACATGGCAATCACTTCTATCTTGGTTACGTCATTCGGGTTAATGGGGTGACGGTCTATCACAGCGGAGATACCATCTATTTCCGCGAACTGGCGGATACGCTCAGGGAGTTTGGCATAGATGTTGCGTTGATCAACAGCAATGGAAGAGACTGGATTAGAGACGAAAACGAAGTGATCGGCAACATGAATTACCGCGAAGCGGTGGAGTTTGCGTACACCATCCAGGCGGACATGGTCGTGCCCATGCACTATGACTTATTCAAGTCCAACCGAGAGAATCCGGCGTATTTCGTCGATTACCTGTTCACACATCATCGCGATTTGAAGTTTCATATGTTTGCTGTCGGTGAGAGATTCATCTACTACAAGTGA
- a CDS encoding SDR family NAD(P)-dependent oxidoreductase, which translates to MRLAGKSAIVTGAGRGIGRAIAKKFLDEGARVLICDVVEDRLTKSVTVLRAFGEVHGLVVDVTDEEQVQKLVDHAQALFDRIDILVNNAGIAIFEKFLDTKPENWDRTMAVNLKGPFLVSQAVARVMMQQRSGSIVNMASTNGILGEAELAHYNASKAGVILLSKTMAIELAPYNIRVNSVCPGFILTDLAGEGGMSSETLAQYASKIPLGRYGKPEEVANVFAFLASDEASFITGAEFVVDGGQICQE; encoded by the coding sequence ATGCGACTAGCTGGAAAGTCGGCGATTGTCACCGGGGCGGGCCGGGGCATTGGGCGTGCCATCGCGAAAAAGTTTCTGGACGAGGGGGCACGTGTACTGATCTGCGACGTGGTGGAGGACAGGCTGACGAAGTCGGTTACGGTTCTGCGAGCGTTCGGAGAGGTGCACGGCCTTGTGGTGGACGTGACTGACGAGGAACAGGTTCAAAAACTGGTGGATCACGCACAGGCGCTGTTCGACCGCATCGACATCCTCGTCAACAATGCCGGGATCGCCATTTTTGAGAAATTTTTGGACACGAAGCCAGAGAATTGGGACCGCACCATGGCCGTCAATCTGAAGGGGCCTTTCTTAGTGTCGCAAGCAGTCGCCCGTGTGATGATGCAGCAGCGTTCCGGCAGCATTGTCAACATGGCTTCCACCAACGGGATTTTGGGGGAAGCTGAGTTGGCACACTACAACGCATCCAAAGCCGGCGTCATTCTCCTGTCCAAGACGATGGCCATCGAGCTGGCACCGTACAACATTCGGGTCAATTCCGTGTGCCCGGGGTTCATTCTCACAGACTTGGCCGGGGAAGGAGGGATGTCCAGCGAGACGCTTGCACAATACGCCAGCAAGATTCCTCTGGGGCGTTATGGAAAGCCCGAGGAGGTCGCCAATGTGTTCGCCTTCCTGGCTTCCGACGAGGCCTCGTTCATCACTGGCGCAGAATTCGTTGTGGACGGAGGCCAGATCTGCCAGGAATAA